One Oncorhynchus tshawytscha isolate Ot180627B unplaced genomic scaffold, Otsh_v2.0 Un_contig_1824_pilon_pilon, whole genome shotgun sequence DNA window includes the following coding sequences:
- the tnnt2b gene encoding troponin T, cardiac muscle isoforms isoform X6, whose translation MSDTEEVDYEEKEHAEGEQEEGGWAKPKPKPAFMPQTSLVPPKIPDGEKVDFDDIHRKRMEKDLTELQTLIEAHFESRKKEEEELINLTDRIEKRRSERAEQVRIRTEKEKERQNRINEEKARKEEEEFKKKAEDDAKKKKVLTNLQFSGYKTEKKGGPKKKTEREKKRAILSERHKELNIDHLKEDKLREKATELWKWIHQLEAEKFDLQYKHSRQKYDVTVLRNRVSDHQKVTKGTRSKRGLRK comes from the exons ATGTCAGACACAGAAGAGGTTGACTATGA GGAGAAAGAAC ATGCCGAGGGGGAGCAAGAGGAAGGAG GTTGGGCAAAACCTAAACCAAA ACCAGCCTTCATGCCTCAGACCAGCCTGGTGCCTCCCAAAATTCCAGATGGCGAGAAAGTGGACTTTGAT GATATCCACCGCAAGCGTATGGAGAAGGACCTGACTGAGCTGCAGACGCTTATCGAGGCCCATTTTGAGAGTCGcaagaaggaagaagaggagctcATTAACCTCACTGATCGTATT GAGAAGCGCAGGTCTGAGAGAGCAGAGCAAGTGAGGATCCGAACGGAGAAAGAAAAGGAGCGTCAGAACAGAATAAAC GAGGAAAAGGcaagaaaggaggaagaggaatttAAGAAGAAAGCAGAGGATGACGCCAAGAAAAAAAAGGTCCTCACCAACTTGCAGTTCAGCGGGTACAAG ACAGAAAAGAAAGGTGGGCCGAAAAAGAaaacagagcgagagaagaaGAGAGCGATCTTAAGTGAACGGCATAAGGAGCTGAATATTGACCATCTCAAAGAGGACAAATTAAG AGAGAAGGCTACTGAACTGTGGAAGTGGATACATCAACTTGAGGCAGAGAAATTTGATCTCCAGTACAAACACTCCCGACAGAAATATGAT GTCACCGTACTCAGGAATCGAGTCAGCGATCATCAGAAAGT
- the tnnt2b gene encoding troponin T, cardiac muscle isoforms isoform X2 produces MSDTEEVDYEEKEREEDIVDAEGEQEEGEGWAKPKPKPAFMPQTSLVPPKIPDGEKVDFDDIHRKRMEKDLTELQTLIEAHFESRKKEEEELINLTDRIEKRRSERAEQVRIRTEKEKERQNRINEEKARKEEEEFKKKAEDDAKKKKVLTNLQFSGYKTEKKGGPKKKTEREKKRAILSERHKELNIDHLKEDKLREKATELWKWIHQLEAEKFDLQYKHSRQKYDVTVLRNRVSDHQKVTKGTRSKRGLRK; encoded by the exons ATGTCAGACACAGAAGAGGTTGACTATGA GGAGAAAGAAC gagaggaggatattgTTG ATGCCGAGGGGGAGCAAGAGGAAGGAG AAGGTTGGGCAAAACCTAAACCAAA ACCAGCCTTCATGCCTCAGACCAGCCTGGTGCCTCCCAAAATTCCAGATGGCGAGAAAGTGGACTTTGAT GATATCCACCGCAAGCGTATGGAGAAGGACCTGACTGAGCTGCAGACGCTTATCGAGGCCCATTTTGAGAGTCGcaagaaggaagaagaggagctcATTAACCTCACTGATCGTATT GAGAAGCGCAGGTCTGAGAGAGCAGAGCAAGTGAGGATCCGAACGGAGAAAGAAAAGGAGCGTCAGAACAGAATAAAC GAGGAAAAGGcaagaaaggaggaagaggaatttAAGAAGAAAGCAGAGGATGACGCCAAGAAAAAAAAGGTCCTCACCAACTTGCAGTTCAGCGGGTACAAG ACAGAAAAGAAAGGTGGGCCGAAAAAGAaaacagagcgagagaagaaGAGAGCGATCTTAAGTGAACGGCATAAGGAGCTGAATATTGACCATCTCAAAGAGGACAAATTAAG AGAGAAGGCTACTGAACTGTGGAAGTGGATACATCAACTTGAGGCAGAGAAATTTGATCTCCAGTACAAACACTCCCGACAGAAATATGAT GTCACCGTACTCAGGAATCGAGTCAGCGATCATCAGAAAGT
- the tnnt2b gene encoding troponin T, cardiac muscle isoforms isoform X4, with translation MSDTEEVDYEEKEREEDIVDAEGEQEEGGWAKPKPKPAFMPQTSLVPPKIPDGEKVDFDDIHRKRMEKDLTELQTLIEAHFESRKKEEEELINLTDRIEKRRSERAEQVRIRTEKEKERQNRINEEKARKEEEEFKKKAEDDAKKKKVLTNLQFSGYKTEKKGGPKKKTEREKKRAILSERHKELNIDHLKEDKLREKATELWKWIHQLEAEKFDLQYKHSRQKYDVTVLRNRVSDHQKVTKGTRSKRGLRK, from the exons ATGTCAGACACAGAAGAGGTTGACTATGA GGAGAAAGAAC gagaggaggatattgTTG ATGCCGAGGGGGAGCAAGAGGAAGGAG GTTGGGCAAAACCTAAACCAAA ACCAGCCTTCATGCCTCAGACCAGCCTGGTGCCTCCCAAAATTCCAGATGGCGAGAAAGTGGACTTTGAT GATATCCACCGCAAGCGTATGGAGAAGGACCTGACTGAGCTGCAGACGCTTATCGAGGCCCATTTTGAGAGTCGcaagaaggaagaagaggagctcATTAACCTCACTGATCGTATT GAGAAGCGCAGGTCTGAGAGAGCAGAGCAAGTGAGGATCCGAACGGAGAAAGAAAAGGAGCGTCAGAACAGAATAAAC GAGGAAAAGGcaagaaaggaggaagaggaatttAAGAAGAAAGCAGAGGATGACGCCAAGAAAAAAAAGGTCCTCACCAACTTGCAGTTCAGCGGGTACAAG ACAGAAAAGAAAGGTGGGCCGAAAAAGAaaacagagcgagagaagaaGAGAGCGATCTTAAGTGAACGGCATAAGGAGCTGAATATTGACCATCTCAAAGAGGACAAATTAAG AGAGAAGGCTACTGAACTGTGGAAGTGGATACATCAACTTGAGGCAGAGAAATTTGATCTCCAGTACAAACACTCCCGACAGAAATATGAT GTCACCGTACTCAGGAATCGAGTCAGCGATCATCAGAAAGT
- the tnnt2b gene encoding troponin T, cardiac muscle isoforms isoform X1: MSDTEEVDYEEKEQGEEDIVDAEGEQEEGEGWAKPKPKPAFMPQTSLVPPKIPDGEKVDFDDIHRKRMEKDLTELQTLIEAHFESRKKEEEELINLTDRIEKRRSERAEQVRIRTEKEKERQNRINEEKARKEEEEFKKKAEDDAKKKKVLTNLQFSGYKTEKKGGPKKKTEREKKRAILSERHKELNIDHLKEDKLREKATELWKWIHQLEAEKFDLQYKHSRQKYDVTVLRNRVSDHQKVTKGTRSKRGLRK, encoded by the exons ATGTCAGACACAGAAGAGGTTGACTATGA GGAGAAAGAAC aaggagaggaggatattgTTG ATGCCGAGGGGGAGCAAGAGGAAGGAG AAGGTTGGGCAAAACCTAAACCAAA ACCAGCCTTCATGCCTCAGACCAGCCTGGTGCCTCCCAAAATTCCAGATGGCGAGAAAGTGGACTTTGAT GATATCCACCGCAAGCGTATGGAGAAGGACCTGACTGAGCTGCAGACGCTTATCGAGGCCCATTTTGAGAGTCGcaagaaggaagaagaggagctcATTAACCTCACTGATCGTATT GAGAAGCGCAGGTCTGAGAGAGCAGAGCAAGTGAGGATCCGAACGGAGAAAGAAAAGGAGCGTCAGAACAGAATAAAC GAGGAAAAGGcaagaaaggaggaagaggaatttAAGAAGAAAGCAGAGGATGACGCCAAGAAAAAAAAGGTCCTCACCAACTTGCAGTTCAGCGGGTACAAG ACAGAAAAGAAAGGTGGGCCGAAAAAGAaaacagagcgagagaagaaGAGAGCGATCTTAAGTGAACGGCATAAGGAGCTGAATATTGACCATCTCAAAGAGGACAAATTAAG AGAGAAGGCTACTGAACTGTGGAAGTGGATACATCAACTTGAGGCAGAGAAATTTGATCTCCAGTACAAACACTCCCGACAGAAATATGAT GTCACCGTACTCAGGAATCGAGTCAGCGATCATCAGAAAGT
- the tnnt2b gene encoding troponin T, cardiac muscle isoforms isoform X3 yields MSDTEEVDYEEKEQGEEDIVDAEGEQEEGGWAKPKPKPAFMPQTSLVPPKIPDGEKVDFDDIHRKRMEKDLTELQTLIEAHFESRKKEEEELINLTDRIEKRRSERAEQVRIRTEKEKERQNRINEEKARKEEEEFKKKAEDDAKKKKVLTNLQFSGYKTEKKGGPKKKTEREKKRAILSERHKELNIDHLKEDKLREKATELWKWIHQLEAEKFDLQYKHSRQKYDVTVLRNRVSDHQKVTKGTRSKRGLRK; encoded by the exons ATGTCAGACACAGAAGAGGTTGACTATGA GGAGAAAGAAC aaggagaggaggatattgTTG ATGCCGAGGGGGAGCAAGAGGAAGGAG GTTGGGCAAAACCTAAACCAAA ACCAGCCTTCATGCCTCAGACCAGCCTGGTGCCTCCCAAAATTCCAGATGGCGAGAAAGTGGACTTTGAT GATATCCACCGCAAGCGTATGGAGAAGGACCTGACTGAGCTGCAGACGCTTATCGAGGCCCATTTTGAGAGTCGcaagaaggaagaagaggagctcATTAACCTCACTGATCGTATT GAGAAGCGCAGGTCTGAGAGAGCAGAGCAAGTGAGGATCCGAACGGAGAAAGAAAAGGAGCGTCAGAACAGAATAAAC GAGGAAAAGGcaagaaaggaggaagaggaatttAAGAAGAAAGCAGAGGATGACGCCAAGAAAAAAAAGGTCCTCACCAACTTGCAGTTCAGCGGGTACAAG ACAGAAAAGAAAGGTGGGCCGAAAAAGAaaacagagcgagagaagaaGAGAGCGATCTTAAGTGAACGGCATAAGGAGCTGAATATTGACCATCTCAAAGAGGACAAATTAAG AGAGAAGGCTACTGAACTGTGGAAGTGGATACATCAACTTGAGGCAGAGAAATTTGATCTCCAGTACAAACACTCCCGACAGAAATATGAT GTCACCGTACTCAGGAATCGAGTCAGCGATCATCAGAAAGT
- the tnnt2b gene encoding troponin T, cardiac muscle isoforms isoform X5, whose product MSDTEEVDYEEKEHAEGEQEEGEGWAKPKPKPAFMPQTSLVPPKIPDGEKVDFDDIHRKRMEKDLTELQTLIEAHFESRKKEEEELINLTDRIEKRRSERAEQVRIRTEKEKERQNRINEEKARKEEEEFKKKAEDDAKKKKVLTNLQFSGYKTEKKGGPKKKTEREKKRAILSERHKELNIDHLKEDKLREKATELWKWIHQLEAEKFDLQYKHSRQKYDVTVLRNRVSDHQKVTKGTRSKRGLRK is encoded by the exons ATGTCAGACACAGAAGAGGTTGACTATGA GGAGAAAGAAC ATGCCGAGGGGGAGCAAGAGGAAGGAG AAGGTTGGGCAAAACCTAAACCAAA ACCAGCCTTCATGCCTCAGACCAGCCTGGTGCCTCCCAAAATTCCAGATGGCGAGAAAGTGGACTTTGAT GATATCCACCGCAAGCGTATGGAGAAGGACCTGACTGAGCTGCAGACGCTTATCGAGGCCCATTTTGAGAGTCGcaagaaggaagaagaggagctcATTAACCTCACTGATCGTATT GAGAAGCGCAGGTCTGAGAGAGCAGAGCAAGTGAGGATCCGAACGGAGAAAGAAAAGGAGCGTCAGAACAGAATAAAC GAGGAAAAGGcaagaaaggaggaagaggaatttAAGAAGAAAGCAGAGGATGACGCCAAGAAAAAAAAGGTCCTCACCAACTTGCAGTTCAGCGGGTACAAG ACAGAAAAGAAAGGTGGGCCGAAAAAGAaaacagagcgagagaagaaGAGAGCGATCTTAAGTGAACGGCATAAGGAGCTGAATATTGACCATCTCAAAGAGGACAAATTAAG AGAGAAGGCTACTGAACTGTGGAAGTGGATACATCAACTTGAGGCAGAGAAATTTGATCTCCAGTACAAACACTCCCGACAGAAATATGAT GTCACCGTACTCAGGAATCGAGTCAGCGATCATCAGAAAGT